In Dromiciops gliroides isolate mDroGli1 chromosome 4, mDroGli1.pri, whole genome shotgun sequence, one DNA window encodes the following:
- the GCGR gene encoding glucagon receptor isoform X2, whose amino-acid sequence MPLTHVLLLLLLVSYQLQTPSAQVMDFLFEKWKSYSDECHYNLSLLPPPTELVCNRTFDKYSCWPDTLPNTTANISCPWYLPWHHKVQHRFVFKKCGPDGQWVKGPQGQAWRNASQCQMDINDIWSQNKSALMYSSFQVMYTVGYSMSLGALLLALLILLGFSKLHCTRNYIHMNLFVSFILKASSVLVSDALLKTRYSQKIGDDLSVSIWLSDEAVAGCRVATVVMQYGIVANYCWLLVEGVYLHNLLVLAVFSEKSYFNLYLGIGWGAPILFVIPWVVVKFFYENIQCWTSNDNMGFWWILRFPVFLAILINFFIFIRIIQILISKLQAHQMRYTDYKFRLAKSTLTLIPLLGIHEVVFAFVTDEHAQGTLRSVKLFFDLFLSSFQGMLVAILYCFVNKEVQAELLKSWHRWQLGRALEVEHRHTFSHMSTGRPGSTCPGEKRQLDLIVCTS is encoded by the exons ATGCCTCTCACCCATGTCTTGCTGCTACTGCTATTGGTCTCCTATCAG CTGCAGACTCCTTCTGCCCAGGTGATGGATTTCCTCTTTGAAAAATGGAAGAGCTACAGCGATGAGTGTCATTACAACCTGAGCCTACTTCCCCCTCCTACGG AGCTGGTCTGTAACAGGACCTTTGACAAATACTCCTGCTGGCCCGACACCCTCCCCAACACCACAGCCAACATCTCCTGCCCTTGGTACCTGCCTTGGCATCATAAAG TGCAGCACCGATTTGTCTTCAAGAAATGTGGACCTGATGGGCAATGGGTGAAGGGGCCCCAAGGCCAGGCCTGGCGCAATGCCTCTCAGTGCCAGATGGACATCAATGACATCTGGTCACAG AACAAGTCTGCTCTGATGTACAGCAGTTTCCAGGTGATGTACACTGTGGGTTACTCAATGTCCCTGGGAGCCCTGCTCCTTGCCCTCCTCATCTTGCTGGGCTTCAG CAAGCTGCACTGTACCCGTAACTACATCCACATGAACCTGTTtgtctccttcattctcaaggcCAGCTCTGTGCTGGTCAGTGATGCCCTGCTCAAGACACGCTACAGCCAGAAGATCGGAGACGACCTCAGTGTGAGCATCTGGCTCAGTGATGAG GCGGTGGCGGGGTGCCGAGTGGCCACGGTGGTCATGCAGTACGGCATTGTGGCCAATTACTGTTGGCTGCTGGTGGAAGGAGTCTATCTGCACAACCTGCTGGTGCTGGCTGTCTTCTCAGAGAAGAGTTACTTCAACCTCTACCTGGGCATTGGCTGGG GGGCCCCCATACTATTTGTCATCCCCTGGGTCGTGGTGAAATTTTTCTATGAGAATATCCA GTGTTGGACCAGCAATGATAACATGGGTTTCTGGTGGATCCTTCGATTCCCTGTCTTCCTAGCTATCCTG AtcaacttcttcatcttcatccgtATTATCCAGATCCTCATCTCCAAACTTCAGGCCCACCAGATGCGATACACTGACTACAAGTTTCG ACTGGCTAAGTCAACGTTGACTCTGATCCCTCTTCTGGGCATCCACGAGGTAGTGTTTGCCTTCGTGACAGATGAGCATGCCCAGGGCACCCTACGCTCCGTCAAGCTCTTCTTTGACCTCTTTCTCAGCTCATTCCAG GGCATGTTGGTGGCTATTCTCTATTGCTTTGTCAACAAGGAG GTTCAGGCAGAGCTGCTGAAAAGCTGGCACCGTTGGCAGCTCGGGAGGGCCCTGGAAGTGGAGCATCGTCACACATTCAGCCACATGAGCACTGGCCGGCCAGGGTCCACCTGCCCTGGTGAAAAGCGTCAGCTG GACCTCATCGTTTGTACCTCATAA
- the GCGR gene encoding glucagon receptor isoform X1 yields the protein MPLTHVLLLLLLVSYQLQTPSAQVMDFLFEKWKSYSDECHYNLSLLPPPTELVCNRTFDKYSCWPDTLPNTTANISCPWYLPWHHKVQHRFVFKKCGPDGQWVKGPQGQAWRNASQCQMDINDIWSQNKSALMYSSFQVMYTVGYSMSLGALLLALLILLGFSKLHCTRNYIHMNLFVSFILKASSVLVSDALLKTRYSQKIGDDLSVSIWLSDEAVAGCRVATVVMQYGIVANYCWLLVEGVYLHNLLVLAVFSEKSYFNLYLGIGWGAPILFVIPWVVVKFFYENIQCWTSNDNMGFWWILRFPVFLAILINFFIFIRIIQILISKLQAHQMRYTDYKFRLAKSTLTLIPLLGIHEVVFAFVTDEHAQGTLRSVKLFFDLFLSSFQGMLVAILYCFVNKEVQAELLKSWHRWQLGRALEVEHRHTFSHMSTGRPGSTCPGEKRQLVSCSSTSNGAGAGQANILTQSSYLENPGASPSDPGTEGKETHCYTFPGVAESNF from the exons ATGCCTCTCACCCATGTCTTGCTGCTACTGCTATTGGTCTCCTATCAG CTGCAGACTCCTTCTGCCCAGGTGATGGATTTCCTCTTTGAAAAATGGAAGAGCTACAGCGATGAGTGTCATTACAACCTGAGCCTACTTCCCCCTCCTACGG AGCTGGTCTGTAACAGGACCTTTGACAAATACTCCTGCTGGCCCGACACCCTCCCCAACACCACAGCCAACATCTCCTGCCCTTGGTACCTGCCTTGGCATCATAAAG TGCAGCACCGATTTGTCTTCAAGAAATGTGGACCTGATGGGCAATGGGTGAAGGGGCCCCAAGGCCAGGCCTGGCGCAATGCCTCTCAGTGCCAGATGGACATCAATGACATCTGGTCACAG AACAAGTCTGCTCTGATGTACAGCAGTTTCCAGGTGATGTACACTGTGGGTTACTCAATGTCCCTGGGAGCCCTGCTCCTTGCCCTCCTCATCTTGCTGGGCTTCAG CAAGCTGCACTGTACCCGTAACTACATCCACATGAACCTGTTtgtctccttcattctcaaggcCAGCTCTGTGCTGGTCAGTGATGCCCTGCTCAAGACACGCTACAGCCAGAAGATCGGAGACGACCTCAGTGTGAGCATCTGGCTCAGTGATGAG GCGGTGGCGGGGTGCCGAGTGGCCACGGTGGTCATGCAGTACGGCATTGTGGCCAATTACTGTTGGCTGCTGGTGGAAGGAGTCTATCTGCACAACCTGCTGGTGCTGGCTGTCTTCTCAGAGAAGAGTTACTTCAACCTCTACCTGGGCATTGGCTGGG GGGCCCCCATACTATTTGTCATCCCCTGGGTCGTGGTGAAATTTTTCTATGAGAATATCCA GTGTTGGACCAGCAATGATAACATGGGTTTCTGGTGGATCCTTCGATTCCCTGTCTTCCTAGCTATCCTG AtcaacttcttcatcttcatccgtATTATCCAGATCCTCATCTCCAAACTTCAGGCCCACCAGATGCGATACACTGACTACAAGTTTCG ACTGGCTAAGTCAACGTTGACTCTGATCCCTCTTCTGGGCATCCACGAGGTAGTGTTTGCCTTCGTGACAGATGAGCATGCCCAGGGCACCCTACGCTCCGTCAAGCTCTTCTTTGACCTCTTTCTCAGCTCATTCCAG GGCATGTTGGTGGCTATTCTCTATTGCTTTGTCAACAAGGAG GTTCAGGCAGAGCTGCTGAAAAGCTGGCACCGTTGGCAGCTCGGGAGGGCCCTGGAAGTGGAGCATCGTCACACATTCAGCCACATGAGCACTGGCCGGCCAGGGTCCACCTGCCCTGGTGAAAAGCGTCAGCTGGTAAGCTGTAGCAGCACCAGCAATGGGGCAGGGGCTGGTCAAGCAAACATCCTAACCCAAAGCTCTTACCTTGAGAACCCTGGGGCCAGCCCTAGTGACCCAGGCACTGAGGGCAAGGAAACCCACTGCTATACCTTCCCTGGAGTAGCAGAGAGCAACTTCTGA